From Selenomonas sp. AB3002, one genomic window encodes:
- the dapF gene encoding diaminopimelate epimerase, with product MNFTKWQGCGNDFVLIDCLESPLERDYASLGKELCDRHYGIGADGILVVEPSETADFRMRIINADGSEAEMCGNGIRCFARYLYDFGRTEKTEFTVETGAGVLVPSLRLENGKVTGVRVDMGEPVLAGDDIPVKGFGRDKVVNEKLTVQGQDYKMTCVSMGNPHCVIFVEDAENFPIEELGSLFEHHEAFPRKTNTEFVTVRDRSHLRMRVWERGASVTLACGTGSCATLVAGVLTGRTERAAEIELDGGCLMVEWADNNHVFMTGPAELVFAGSLEA from the coding sequence TTGAATTTCACCAAATGGCAGGGCTGTGGCAATGACTTTGTGTTGATAGACTGCCTGGAAAGCCCTTTGGAGCGTGACTATGCTTCCCTGGGAAAAGAGCTCTGTGACCGCCATTACGGTATCGGCGCAGACGGCATTTTGGTGGTGGAGCCTTCTGAGACAGCTGATTTCCGCATGCGCATCATCAATGCGGACGGCAGCGAGGCAGAGATGTGTGGCAATGGCATCAGATGCTTTGCCCGTTATCTCTACGATTTTGGCCGGACAGAAAAGACGGAGTTCACGGTGGAGACTGGAGCGGGTGTGCTGGTACCCAGCCTGCGCCTTGAGAACGGCAAAGTCACCGGGGTAAGGGTTGATATGGGTGAGCCAGTCCTTGCAGGTGATGATATTCCCGTCAAGGGCTTTGGCAGGGACAAGGTCGTAAACGAAAAACTGACCGTACAGGGGCAGGATTACAAGATGACCTGTGTCTCCATGGGCAATCCCCACTGCGTGATTTTCGTGGAGGATGCGGAGAACTTTCCCATTGAGGAGCTGGGCTCCCTTTTTGAACACCATGAGGCTTTCCCCCGCAAGACCAATACGGAGTTTGTCACTGTCCGGGACAGGAGCCATCTGCGCATGAGAGTATGGGAACGTGGTGCATCGGTGACTCTGGCCTGCGGTACGGGGTCCTGTGCAACTCTGGTGGCAGGCGTGCTGACAGGACGCACTGAACGGGCCGCGGAAATAGAGCTTGACGGTGGCTGCCTGATGGTGGAATGGGCAGATAATAATCACGTATTCATGACGGGGCCGGCAGAGCTGGTCTTTGCAGGCAGTCTGGAGGCATGA
- a CDS encoding DUF370 domain-containing protein: MDIKLINIGFGNIVAAGRIIAVVSPDSAPIKRIIQEARDSERLIDASYGRRTRSVVIMDSDHVVLSAVQPETIAHRMAGDASDEGQE; the protein is encoded by the coding sequence ATGGACATAAAACTGATCAATATAGGCTTCGGCAACATTGTGGCAGCGGGCCGCATCATAGCTGTGGTCAGCCCTGATTCGGCTCCCATCAAGCGCATCATACAGGAAGCCCGGGACAGCGAAAGACTGATTGATGCCAGCTATGGCAGAAGGACACGCTCGGTGGTCATCATGGACAGCGACCATGTGGTGCTGTCAGCTGTGCAGCCGGAAACTATTGCCCACCGCATGGCAGGCGATGCCAGCGATGAGGGGCAAGAGTGA
- the gmk gene encoding guanylate kinase: MKQGLLIVVSGPSGTGKGTVCGKLLAETPQLAYSISATTRQPREGEVDGQNYYFLTREQFESEIAAGGFLEYADVYGNYYGTPLKKLEERLQAGQDILLEIDTQGALNVMKKCPEGIFIFLLPPSMAELERRIKGRGSETSESLERRLGAAREEISVGKQYTYVVVNTTVKTAVKRIQAIIDAEHSKAERNEDLFEI, from the coding sequence ATGAAACAGGGATTATTGATTGTGGTATCAGGCCCCTCCGGCACGGGGAAGGGCACGGTCTGCGGGAAGCTCCTGGCTGAGACTCCCCAGCTGGCCTATTCCATTTCTGCCACCACCAGACAGCCCCGGGAGGGGGAGGTAGACGGGCAGAACTACTACTTCCTCACCAGGGAGCAGTTTGAGTCAGAGATTGCGGCAGGAGGCTTCCTTGAGTACGCTGATGTTTACGGCAACTACTACGGTACGCCCCTGAAAAAGCTGGAGGAAAGGCTTCAGGCGGGACAGGATATCCTGCTGGAAATAGACACTCAGGGAGCTTTGAATGTCATGAAGAAGTGTCCTGAGGGGATTTTCATCTTCCTGCTTCCTCCGTCCATGGCAGAGCTGGAGCGGAGAATCAAGGGACGCGGTTCTGAGACGTCGGAGTCACTGGAACGTCGCCTGGGAGCAGCCCGGGAGGAAATTTCCGTGGGCAAGCAGTATACTTATGTGGTGGTAAATACCACGGTTAAAACAGCGGTGAAGCGCATACAGGCCATCATTGATGCAGAGCACAGCAAGGCAGAGCGCAATGAAGACCTGTTTGAGATTTGA
- the rpoZ gene encoding DNA-directed RNA polymerase subunit omega has translation MKANKEVVMSMVNPSTDALMKRVKSRYGLVVLGAKRARQLLDGEELKATQARSTKNVTNALEEIVEGKIGYSIDKTVL, from the coding sequence ATGAAAGCAAACAAAGAAGTGGTAATGAGCATGGTCAATCCGTCTACGGACGCTCTGATGAAGCGGGTCAAGAGCCGCTATGGCCTGGTGGTGCTCGGAGCCAAGCGCGCACGCCAGCTGCTGGACGGTGAGGAACTCAAGGCCACCCAGGCCCGCTCCACCAAGAACGTGACTAATGCTCTGGAGGAAATCGTAGAGGGCAAGATCGGCTATAGCATTGACAAGACAGTGCTCTAA
- the coaBC gene encoding bifunctional phosphopantothenoylcysteine decarboxylase/phosphopantothenate--cysteine ligase CoaBC has protein sequence MDTKLLQGKKIVVGVTGGIAAYKAVEVVSRLKKAGAEVHVMMTREATEFVTELTFREISGHPVAQDMWAKVQEYKVEHIALATLADLMLIVPATANVLAKAATGIADDLLTSTILATKAPLFFAPAMNTGMYENPATKANISVLKDRGIHIIEPASGYLACGVEGKGRLPEPAEIVQEVLDYFFETQSLQGKKILVTAGGTEEALDPVRFLGNRSTGRMGYAIAEAAVRRGAEVVLVSGPTSIPVPAGVRAIKVRSAREMEQAVLSEYDSVDAVIKSAAVADYRPKEISSQKIKKSDGELTLTLVRNPDILYELGQRKKHQVLVGFAAETNDLETYARKKLEKKNLDFIVANDVSAKDAGFGTDTNRVQIFYRDGREESQPLMSKAKLAGLILDSLRGYWDEMSEGIELFPK, from the coding sequence ATGGATACAAAGCTTTTGCAGGGCAAGAAAATCGTGGTGGGAGTCACCGGAGGCATCGCTGCCTACAAAGCAGTGGAAGTGGTGAGCCGTCTGAAGAAGGCCGGGGCTGAGGTTCATGTGATGATGACCCGTGAGGCCACGGAGTTTGTCACCGAACTCACCTTCCGGGAAATCAGCGGTCATCCCGTGGCTCAGGATATGTGGGCAAAAGTGCAGGAGTACAAGGTGGAGCACATTGCGCTGGCCACCCTGGCGGATTTGATGCTCATTGTTCCTGCCACTGCCAATGTATTGGCCAAGGCAGCGACTGGCATTGCCGATGACTTGCTTACCTCAACTATTCTGGCAACCAAAGCCCCTTTGTTTTTTGCACCTGCCATGAATACGGGCATGTATGAGAATCCTGCCACTAAGGCTAATATTTCTGTGCTGAAGGACAGGGGAATACATATCATTGAGCCTGCTTCCGGCTATCTGGCCTGCGGTGTGGAGGGCAAGGGTCGTCTGCCCGAGCCTGCAGAAATCGTGCAGGAGGTGCTGGACTATTTCTTTGAGACCCAATCCTTGCAGGGAAAGAAAATTCTCGTCACTGCCGGGGGCACGGAAGAGGCTCTGGATCCTGTGCGCTTCCTGGGCAATCGTTCCACGGGGCGCATGGGCTATGCCATAGCAGAGGCAGCCGTCAGACGAGGGGCAGAGGTGGTATTGGTATCCGGCCCAACAAGCATTCCTGTACCTGCCGGTGTACGCGCCATCAAGGTGCGTTCTGCCAGGGAAATGGAGCAGGCTGTGCTGTCAGAGTACGACAGTGTTGATGCCGTGATTAAATCTGCAGCTGTGGCGGACTATCGTCCCAAGGAAATTTCTTCCCAGAAAATCAAGAAGAGCGATGGGGAGCTAACCCTCACTTTGGTGCGTAATCCTGATATCCTCTATGAGCTGGGACAGCGCAAGAAACATCAGGTCTTGGTGGGGTTTGCTGCTGAGACCAACGATTTGGAGACTTATGCCAGGAAGAAGCTTGAGAAGAAGAATCTTGACTTCATCGTGGCCAATGATGTTTCTGCCAAAGATGCAGGTTTTGGCACGGACACCAACAGGGTGCAGATTTTCTACCGTGACGGCAGGGAAGAAAGCCAGCCTTTGATGTCCAAAGCGAAACTGGCGGGACTGATTCTTGACAGTTTGAGGGGATATTGGGACGAAATGTCTGAGGGGATAGAATTATTCCCGAAATGA
- the metK gene encoding methionine adenosyltransferase — MSKKRMLFTSESVTEGHPDKMADQISDAILDAIIAQDPQGRVACETLVTTGQVHVVGEISTSCYVDIPKIIRNTVQDIGYTRAKYGFDYATCGILVSLDEQSPDIAQGVNTALEAREGEMSVEEATGAGDQGMMFGYATNETPEFMPLPIALAHRLARRLTEVRKNGTLPYLRPDGKTQVTVAYEDGKPVAVETIVISTQHDEEVTLEQIRKDLIEQVIKPVVPAELLKDDTRIFVNPTGKFVIGGPQGDSGLTGRKIIVDTYGGWARHGGGAFSGKDPTKVDRSAAYAARYVAKNIVAAGLADKCEIQLAYAIGVARPVSVMVDTFGTNKVAEEKIEELVGKHFDLRPAGIIKMLDLRRPIYRQTAAYGHFGRTDVELPWEQTDKAELLKKEAGL, encoded by the coding sequence ATGAGCAAGAAACGCATGCTGTTCACTTCCGAGTCCGTTACCGAAGGACATCCCGACAAAATGGCTGACCAGATTTCCGATGCCATCCTTGATGCCATCATTGCTCAGGACCCTCAGGGCCGCGTAGCCTGTGAGACACTGGTGACCACGGGTCAGGTGCACGTGGTGGGCGAGATTTCCACCAGCTGTTATGTGGATATTCCCAAGATTATCCGCAATACCGTGCAGGATATCGGCTACACCCGTGCCAAGTACGGTTTTGATTATGCAACCTGCGGCATCCTGGTTTCTCTGGATGAGCAGTCCCCTGATATCGCTCAGGGTGTGAACACGGCCTTGGAGGCCCGCGAGGGTGAGATGTCCGTGGAGGAGGCAACCGGTGCCGGTGACCAGGGCATGATGTTTGGTTATGCCACCAACGAGACCCCTGAGTTCATGCCTCTGCCTATCGCACTGGCTCACCGTCTGGCCCGTCGCCTCACCGAGGTACGCAAGAACGGCACTTTGCCGTACCTCCGTCCGGACGGTAAGACCCAGGTGACGGTGGCCTACGAAGATGGCAAGCCGGTAGCAGTGGAGACCATTGTCATTTCCACTCAGCACGATGAAGAGGTTACGCTGGAACAGATCAGGAAGGACCTTATCGAGCAGGTTATCAAGCCTGTGGTGCCTGCAGAACTCCTGAAGGATGATACCCGTATCTTCGTGAATCCCACTGGCAAATTCGTCATCGGCGGCCCTCAGGGAGACTCCGGCCTCACAGGCCGCAAGATTATCGTGGACACCTACGGCGGCTGGGCACGCCATGGCGGCGGAGCTTTCTCCGGCAAGGATCCCACGAAGGTGGACCGCAGTGCTGCCTACGCTGCCCGCTATGTGGCCAAGAACATCGTGGCTGCTGGGCTGGCTGACAAGTGCGAGATCCAGCTGGCTTACGCCATCGGCGTGGCTCGTCCCGTGTCCGTCATGGTGGACACCTTCGGCACCAACAAGGTGGCAGAGGAGAAGATTGAGGAACTGGTAGGGAAGCACTTCGACCTGCGTCCTGCAGGCATCATCAAGATGCTGGACCTTCGCCGTCCCATCTATCGTCAGACTGCTGCGTATGGCCACTTTGGGCGCACCGATGTGGAACTTCCTTGGGAGCAGACTGATAAGGCAGAACTCCTGAAAAAAGAAGCAGGACTTTGA
- the alaS gene encoding alanine--tRNA ligase — MSGNELREAYLQFFSEKKGHLRLPSFSLIPQDDPTLLLIGAGMAPLKPFFTGKMKPPRTRVTTCQRCVRTGDIENVGRTARHQTYFEMLGNFSFGDYFKGEAIPWAWEFLTEVVELPKEKLWVTVYPDDDEAIEIWKSQPGFPQDHIVKMEDNFWEIGPGPCGPDSEIYIDLGEERGCGEPTCAVGCDCDRYLEIWNLVFTQYDRTEDGEYKPLAHKNIDTGCGLERLASVVQNKKTNFETDLLFPIIEYASKVSGVKYGEDEAKDVSLKVIADHARSMAIMIMDGILPSNEGRGYVLRRILRRAIRHGRMLGIKDKFLEGAVQAVVDIYGVASDFGELVAKQDYIKKVISLEEDRFAATLAQGMALLTEEIEKVKADKKEELAGEVGFRLYDTYGFPWELTEEILHEQGLKLDKDGFDKAMEEQRTRARNARAENQRVAVPDLSKLDTSKLLVDETATEGKVVAIWKDGVLVDELQDGEEAGIILDKTPFYAEGGGQVGDEGLLISEFGRVRAENAKKLPDGTVYHEAYVEEGQLKVGETVKIQVDQAKKLSSARNHTATHLLQAALKKVVGDQVNQAGSSVTPDRLRFDFTNFEPVSAQQLSDVEELVNSEILKGQDVEISHMSLDEAKEAGAMALFGEKYGDVVRVVKVPEFSMELCGGSHVKNVGQIGMFKIISETGVASGVRRIEAITGKAALDYANGKMATLTEVAAKLKTSETELSAQVDKLLAEQKQMQAELDKVAEMREKAAAQKLFAGLREIGQVNFMSGVAKAANMDELRNVADLACTKVERAVVVLACVNDDKVNLVVKASKEAVAQGVHAGKIIKEAAKVIGGGGGGRPDMAQAGGKDPESLPKAFVKAAEIVRAQLGVNE; from the coding sequence ATGAGTGGCAATGAACTGCGTGAGGCTTATCTGCAGTTCTTTTCTGAGAAAAAAGGCCATCTGCGCCTGCCCAGTTTTTCCCTGATTCCGCAGGATGATCCCACCCTGCTCCTGATTGGTGCCGGTATGGCGCCTCTGAAGCCCTTCTTCACGGGCAAGATGAAGCCACCCCGCACCCGGGTGACCACCTGCCAGCGCTGCGTGCGTACCGGCGATATCGAGAACGTGGGCCGCACGGCGCGTCATCAGACTTATTTTGAGATGCTGGGCAACTTCTCCTTTGGTGATTACTTCAAGGGTGAGGCTATTCCCTGGGCCTGGGAGTTCCTGACGGAAGTGGTGGAACTGCCCAAGGAGAAGCTCTGGGTGACTGTCTACCCCGATGACGATGAGGCCATCGAAATCTGGAAGTCCCAGCCGGGCTTCCCCCAGGATCACATCGTGAAGATGGAGGACAACTTCTGGGAAATCGGCCCCGGTCCCTGCGGCCCGGACTCCGAGATCTACATCGACCTGGGCGAGGAGCGCGGCTGCGGCGAGCCTACCTGTGCTGTAGGCTGCGACTGCGACCGTTACCTTGAAATCTGGAACCTGGTGTTCACCCAGTACGACCGCACCGAGGACGGGGAGTACAAGCCCCTGGCCCATAAGAACATCGATACGGGCTGCGGTCTGGAGCGTCTGGCTTCCGTGGTGCAGAACAAGAAGACCAACTTCGAGACTGACCTGTTGTTCCCCATCATTGAGTACGCCTCCAAGGTTTCCGGCGTGAAGTACGGCGAAGATGAGGCCAAGGACGTTTCCCTGAAAGTCATTGCCGACCATGCCCGCTCCATGGCTATCATGATCATGGATGGCATCCTGCCTTCCAATGAAGGTCGTGGCTATGTGCTGCGCCGCATCCTGCGCCGCGCCATCCGTCATGGCCGCATGCTGGGTATCAAGGACAAGTTCCTGGAAGGTGCTGTGCAGGCCGTGGTGGACATTTACGGTGTGGCCAGCGACTTTGGCGAACTGGTGGCCAAGCAGGACTACATCAAGAAGGTCATCAGCCTGGAGGAGGACCGCTTTGCAGCCACTCTGGCGCAGGGCATGGCGCTTCTCACTGAGGAGATCGAGAAGGTCAAGGCTGATAAGAAGGAGGAGCTGGCCGGCGAGGTCGGTTTCCGTCTTTATGATACCTACGGCTTCCCCTGGGAGCTTACGGAGGAGATTCTCCATGAGCAGGGCTTGAAGCTGGATAAGGATGGCTTTGACAAGGCCATGGAGGAGCAGCGCACCCGTGCCCGCAATGCCCGGGCCGAGAACCAGCGTGTGGCTGTGCCCGACCTTTCCAAGCTGGATACAAGCAAGCTCTTGGTGGATGAAACTGCCACTGAAGGCAAGGTGGTGGCCATCTGGAAGGACGGCGTGCTGGTGGACGAGCTCCAGGACGGCGAAGAGGCAGGCATCATCCTGGACAAGACTCCCTTCTACGCTGAAGGCGGCGGACAGGTGGGCGACGAAGGCCTGCTGATTTCCGAGTTTGGCCGTGTCCGGGCTGAGAATGCCAAGAAGCTGCCAGACGGCACTGTCTACCATGAGGCCTATGTAGAGGAAGGCCAGCTGAAGGTGGGCGAGACGGTGAAGATCCAGGTGGATCAGGCCAAGAAGCTTTCCTCTGCCCGCAACCATACTGCTACCCATCTGCTGCAGGCAGCTTTGAAGAAGGTAGTGGGCGACCAGGTCAATCAGGCAGGTTCTTCCGTAACTCCTGACCGCCTGCGCTTCGACTTCACCAACTTCGAGCCTGTCAGTGCCCAGCAGCTCTCCGATGTGGAGGAACTGGTGAATAGCGAGATCCTCAAGGGCCAGGATGTGGAGATTTCCCACATGAGCCTTGACGAGGCCAAGGAAGCCGGCGCCATGGCCCTCTTTGGCGAGAAGTACGGCGATGTGGTGCGCGTGGTGAAGGTGCCTGAGTTCTCCATGGAACTCTGCGGCGGTTCCCATGTGAAGAATGTGGGCCAGATCGGCATGTTCAAGATCATCAGCGAGACGGGTGTGGCTTCCGGCGTGCGCCGTATCGAGGCCATCACCGGCAAGGCTGCCCTTGACTATGCCAACGGCAAGATGGCAACCCTCACCGAGGTAGCTGCCAAGCTGAAGACCAGCGAGACCGAGCTTTCTGCTCAGGTGGACAAGCTGCTTGCTGAGCAGAAGCAGATGCAGGCAGAGCTTGACAAGGTGGCTGAGATGCGCGAGAAGGCTGCAGCCCAGAAGCTCTTTGCCGGCCTCAGGGAGATCGGCCAGGTCAACTTCATGTCCGGTGTGGCCAAAGCTGCCAATATGGACGAGCTGCGCAATGTGGCTGACCTTGCCTGCACCAAGGTGGAGCGTGCCGTGGTGGTGCTGGCCTGCGTGAATGATGACAAGGTCAACCTGGTGGTCAAGGCTTCCAAGGAAGCTGTGGCGCAGGGCGTCCATGCCGGCAAGATCATCAAGGAAGCTGCCAAGGTCATCGGCGGCGGCGGCGGCGGCCGTCCCGACATGGCCCAGGCTGGCGGCAAGGATCCGGAATCCCTGCCCAAGGCCTTTGTGAAAGCAGCTGAAATAGTAAGAGCTCAGTTGGGTGTCAACGAATAA
- a CDS encoding HlyD family efflux transporter periplasmic adaptor subunit translates to MGEASVAEEKLIEKNSSEEDITEKVQYLLKYGVLGLILVALLCAGVMYYLHSGRSAMTVYDAKVESQLVGVKSKAAGKVTEILVEDGAHVEAGQVIARVAVNVTEEDIRQLEQTVELSEKNLEQLKQGQTVTVPTYDSGGGYNPAAQQNLASAAARMQRMNELFEMGAISAMKRDEAAAEYAAAQAAASQSAAPTPSYRTMTQPTDPKIIEQAELQLKQAQAALNNAKQDSQATEIVAPVAGTLYYTDIKEDSEVKAGQTIVRIGDAGSIWLEARLTPEQLERVRLGQFASYEVEGHELSGTVQEIQETGEEKEEAAQNTEPKEADGSEDDRRVVKISIPSDLSFNLRPGTKAAVKFALDS, encoded by the coding sequence ATGGGGGAAGCATCAGTGGCAGAAGAAAAATTGATTGAAAAAAACTCATCAGAAGAAGACATTACAGAAAAAGTTCAATACCTGTTGAAATACGGCGTTCTGGGACTTATCCTGGTGGCGTTGCTATGTGCCGGAGTCATGTACTATCTGCACAGTGGCAGGTCTGCCATGACTGTCTATGATGCCAAGGTTGAAAGCCAGCTGGTGGGGGTAAAGTCTAAGGCGGCGGGCAAGGTGACGGAAATACTGGTGGAAGATGGAGCCCATGTGGAAGCCGGACAGGTCATTGCCAGAGTGGCGGTGAACGTCACTGAGGAAGATATCAGGCAGCTGGAGCAGACAGTAGAGCTGTCAGAGAAAAACCTGGAGCAGCTGAAGCAGGGGCAGACCGTTACTGTACCCACCTATGACAGCGGCGGCGGCTACAATCCCGCTGCCCAGCAGAACCTGGCCAGCGCCGCTGCCCGCATGCAGCGTATGAACGAGCTCTTTGAGATGGGAGCTATCAGTGCTATGAAGCGCGATGAGGCGGCAGCTGAATACGCTGCGGCTCAGGCAGCAGCCTCACAGAGCGCAGCACCGACTCCCAGCTATCGCACTATGACCCAGCCTACGGACCCTAAGATCATTGAGCAGGCAGAACTGCAGCTCAAGCAGGCTCAGGCGGCTCTCAATAATGCAAAGCAGGATTCACAGGCCACGGAGATTGTGGCGCCGGTGGCAGGGACACTTTACTACACGGATATCAAAGAAGACAGCGAGGTAAAAGCAGGCCAGACTATTGTCCGAATTGGTGATGCTGGCAGTATCTGGCTGGAGGCCAGGCTTACTCCGGAGCAATTGGAAAGGGTCCGCCTGGGCCAGTTTGCCAGTTATGAGGTAGAAGGCCACGAACTTTCCGGCACTGTGCAGGAAATACAGGAGACTGGGGAGGAAAAAGAGGAGGCTGCCCAGAATACGGAACCCAAAGAGGCTGATGGCAGCGAAGATGACAGACGGGTAGTGAAAATTTCCATACCCTCAGACCTGTCCTTCAACCTCAGGCCGGGCACCAAGGCTGCTGTGAAGTTTGCTTTGGATTCATAA
- a CDS encoding VOC family protein encodes MFRFAHNNLNVLDLERSMKFYEEALGLKEVRRLEGDGFILVYLGDEHKSHHLLELTWLKDRTEPYNLGENEFHLAFTTDDYEAAHARHKEMGCICYENEAMGIYFISDPDGYWLEVLPE; translated from the coding sequence ATGTTCAGATTTGCACACAATAACCTTAACGTGCTGGATTTGGAGCGCAGCATGAAGTTCTATGAGGAAGCCCTTGGGCTGAAGGAAGTCCGTCGTCTGGAAGGAGATGGCTTTATCCTGGTTTATCTGGGAGACGAGCACAAGAGCCACCACCTGCTGGAGCTTACCTGGCTGAAAGACCGTACTGAGCCTTACAATCTGGGTGAAAATGAGTTCCATCTGGCCTTCACGACGGATGATTATGAAGCTGCTCATGCCAGGCACAAGGAAATGGGCTGCATTTGCTATGAAAATGAGGCCATGGGGATTTACTTCATTTCAGATCCTGATGGGTATTGGCTGGAAGTTTTGCCGGAATAA